One Dromiciops gliroides isolate mDroGli1 chromosome 3, mDroGli1.pri, whole genome shotgun sequence DNA segment encodes these proteins:
- the LOC122750366 gene encoding ubiquitin-60S ribosomal protein L40-like: MKIFVKTLTRKTITLEVEPSDTIENVKAKIQEKEASRKSPLHLVMCLRGGLIETSLSQLIQKYNSDKMICRKCYARLHSPVVNCRKKCGHTNTLRPKKKVK, encoded by the exons ATGAAGATCTTCGTGAAGACCCTGACCCGCAAGACCATCACTCTTGAGGTTGAACCCAGTGATACTATCGAGAACGTCAAAGCCAAAATCCAGGAGAAGGAAG CATCCAGAAAGAGTCCACTGCACTTGGTGATGTGTCTGCG ggggggtctcATCGAGACTTCCCTTAGCCAATTGATTCAGAAGTACAACTCTGACAAGATGATCTGCCGCAAGTGTTATGCCCGCCTGCACTCCCCCGTTGTAAACTGCCGTAAGAAGTGCGGCCACACCAACACTCTACGCCCCAAAAAGAAGGTCAAATAA